GATGCCTTCTCTCTTGATCGAGACAAGGCCATTCATTAAAAAGGCTCTAGCTTAAGTGTTAAGATACTGTAATAGCTGAGTACTAAAGACGTGCTATCATGTGTACCTTTTTGTCTGCAGGTGATTTTTGCTGTGGGTTGAGCTCAGCATGGCTGTAGTCATCCGTTTACAGGGGCTTCCTGTTATTGCGGGTCCTGCAGATATTCGTCGTTTCTTCTTGGGATTGAATATTCCTGATGGAGGTGTGCATATTATTGGAGGAGAAATTGGGGAGGCTTTTATTATATTTGCAACAGATGAAGATGCACGGCGTGCGATGAGCTGTTCAGGAGGGTTTATCAAGGACTCACGCATAGAGCTCTTTCTCAGCAGCAAGACAGAAATGCAGAATACCATAGAAATGAGCCGGAAACGATTTGATCGTGGGGGACGAGAAACTATATCTGGGTCTAGACGAACGTGTACTAATAATTCTGGTTCATCAGGCGTTGGAGACATTTCACATATAGTTGCAGCTATTACAAAAGGAATGGGCAAATCTAGTTATGGTCCGCCAAATCATCCAGAGGTTGGTTTCCATACCAATGGCACAAGACATGGTGATGCAGGTATACCTAAATCAAGCTATAACCAGTCAAGAAAAGATTCTCATCCATTTAATCCAGATGATCTTTACTTGTTTCTACGTGGTATACCCTACTCTGCAACAGAAGATGGAGTACGTGCTTTCCTTTCTGGGTTACGTGTCGATGGAGTGATTCTGATAAAGCATCGCAATGGCTTAAACAATGGTGATTGTTTGGTAAAATTTGCCACGCCTGGTGATGCCTTAGAAGGACTCAAACGCCATAGACAATACATGGGTCAGAGGTTTATAGAAATAAGACCATCTACAGAAGAACGGTGGATTGAATATGGTGGGAGGGTAGACATGACAAGTGAAATGGATCGCTTTTTGTGCAAAGAACATTCTCCAACAAGAAGTGCAGGCTACATGCATTCAAGGAAGCATTCTCACTCAAGATCACCAAGGAGACAAAGAACGCGTTCTCGTTCACCTCCCACCCAGGAATATTACATACACTTAAGAAATCTATCTACTAGTCTTGAGAAGAGAGATCTGAGAGCTTTTTTCCCTGATCTGGATATTTGCAGCAAACAAATCAAGTTCCTAATGGATAAACATCAGAGGAGGACTAGAGATGCCTTTGTGATGTTAAGGAGTGAGAGAGATTATCAGGCTGCCTTGGAATATCATAGAAAGGTTCTTCTCAATCGTCCTGTTTACATTTTTCCGATTTCAAGAAGATCAATGTTGAAAATAATTGATTCTTGTGAGAGGAAACGATCCCAGGAAAGAGATCATCCTGGACAAGCCATACAGGAAAAAAGTTATCAGGAAGGTCATTCTGGCCCTAAAATATGTGTTTATGTAAGAAATTTTCCATTTGATGTGACAAAAATTGAAGTGCAGAAGTTTTTTGCAAGATTTGATATTGATGAAGATGATATTTACTTGCTCTATGATGACAAAGGAGTTGGGCTGGGAGAAGCATTAGTGAAGTTTAAGTCTGAAGAACAAGCCGTGAAAGCAGAAAGCTTAAATCGGCGACGGTTCTTGGGAACGGAGGTATTATTAAGACTTATATCTGAAGAGCAGATGCAGGAGTTCGGTGTAACTGTTCCCTTGTCTGGGCCAAGTGAAATGCAGGGTCATTCACAGGCATATGACAGAGGTGAGCTTTCCCGTCCAGTTGGTTCACCCTCTGGACCACCACAGGGACCACCCATGCGTTCATTTGGTCCCCCTGGGAATTTTAGGCATCCTTCTGAATTTAGGCGCCCCCCTGAGGATTTCATGTGCCCTCCTGAGGATTTTAGAGGTCCTCCACCACTCATGGATTTTGGTGGTGATGGTGAACCTTTTGGCAGAATGGAGTTTGGAAGCAGTAAAATGGGAAGTTTTCCTGAAGGAAGATTTATGCCGGATCCAAATTTCGGTGGCGGTTCTGAACGCGTTGTTCCTATTCGATTGAAAAATTTACCATTTAAAGCTACTCCTAATGAGATTCTGGATTTTTTCTATGGCTACAGAGTCATACCAGAGTCAGTTTCTATACAGTATAATGAGCAAGGATTGCCTTCTGGTGATGCCATTGTTGCTATGACAAACTATGAGGAAGCTATGGCTGCTATTAATGAACTGAATGATAGGCCAATTGGTCCACGGAAAGTTAAGTTGAGTTTGCtctaaaggaggaaaaatgctCTAGAATAAAATATTCTAGATTTGCCAGTATTGacaattattttcactttttttaattactggaaGATGCAGAAGAAACAGTTTCCATCAACGGTTGTAAATAGTATCCAGTTTAGTTGTTTAGTTCTTGATTGAAATATCTGAATGGCTAAGATCTCTGAGAACTGTATCGTGTCCTCTTCTTGTGGCAGAGAAGAACCCAGAAATTCTGGAGGACACTGAATATCAAGGTATAAAAGCATGGAGTtgcaatgttccttttttttttccttctttccctccccccagtTTTCTTTAAATCCATGTTCCATGACTTTTCATCAAATAAAAGTGTAAGTGCTGAATGATTCACCACACAAACGGTTCAAGTAGAAAAACTTCAGTGCTGCCTGCATTAGTAAATTACACTTTTTATTCaggatagcttaaaaaaaagacttttttttttttgtgtaaactGTTCAATCTTGGTTCAGTTTCCTGtggttacaggcatctcaatgaggggggaggggggaattaaGAGCTTCCTGTTCATATTAGCTGGCTTTGCTGGCTTgcaacttttttaaataaataaaaaaaaaaaaaagccactaaatGTGTGTCTTTATGTTTAAAATTTGTATAGTTACTGATCTCAGCTACCTCACTCATTATACGTGGATCTTGGTGAGAAGGATACTGGCTGTTTTCTGTGGGAAGAATGAACTTGTCAGCCTAGCAGGGACTAGTTAGGTTACAGTGACTCCAAAACTGTATTACTCAGTATGACAGGCTTTCTTGGTCTCTTCACACAGTGAAATACCTTGAGGCAGAAAATGAATGTTTGGAGACAGGTAAAGCGTTTGGGCTTCAGACTGAGGTTTCAGGGTGGTCTTTGTTTCATCATGACAAACTTGTTATATGAATATCAACTTGCCAGTGATGTCTGACTGCATACCAGGTCACTCTAATTAAATTAGTCTGTCACCTTAACCAAGGTGGCAGTTATCTTACATAAGAAgatatttatttctgtgtttacaaTGCTTTCTAACTTTTTTGCCAGcatatttaaattttaacatgAAATAAGTTGACCTGTTTTGGGAAAAACTCTGCTTTAAAATTTTAGGCTCAGTAGGAAACTTATTTTGGTTGTGTAGGTAAGGACTTTGCACACTGTTGACGTTGAGGTTATACAAGATAGTATTTGGAGTACTAAAGAATTTTATGAAACGCAATCTTCAAACTGAGCCAGCAAACTTGCAACACAGTGGTGAAAACTTGTAGCATTAACCTTTGTTCAGGTGATACCAAAAATCATAGATTCATTGACTAGTTAAGAATGGAAGGggcctcaggagatcatctagtcaagCCCCGAAGCTCACAGCAGGGCCAACTCCAGCAGGTTACTCAAGGCTTTCTCCAGTTGCGTTTTGAGTATCTCtaaggatagagactccacaacctcagCAACTCTACAGCCTGTTCCAGTGATCACCCTCACTGGCAGTCAAACCTTAAATTACTTCTTGCATCTGAAGTCATCATTAATTACCAGATGATTGTATAAACTCTTGAgtagaaacaaaccaaaaaacaagagACCTTTTATTGTATAACTTTTAAAAGACTAGTGTAGCTTCagttcttttgcattttatttgttgtCTGTTACAAGTACTacgaaaaaagtattttaaaagaaaatagtaatgtCAGCTCTGCATGTGTAGATTCCTTAGAGCAAAGAAACTTAAAGGTAGCAGGATTTTCAAATTTTGGATACAGTCTAGTAGGAATCAGCTTCAGAATTGTACTGTGTTCTGAATGCTCCCTCAAatttaaagagattttaaaaattttgGTGCTTTTTCTTCCCAGTTGCACTAAAAAGGTCAATAAACACAAGGCTAACAGACtttgcaggaaaaataaagacatCTGTTATCAGGAATCCTCAGAATAAACTTGTTTGACCTAATCATGCAGTTGAAAACTTCAGTGTGATTTTTGTTGTAAGTTAACATCATCTTTACTATGAATTCTTGCTTCTTTATTATCAACTGGATGTAGCTCATTTCTCCTCTAGTTAATCAGCTTTCAAtgatttgttgtttttaaagttctTCCAGCTAGTAACTTCAAACACAAAAACTACAGCGTTAAAATTTCAGCCTGGCTTCTAGAATAGAGAtgttacacaaaataaaaatctttaattaaaaagatttGGAATTTGGAGGGATAGGGGAAATCTTATTAGTGTGTTTGTGGCTTGAGtttttttgctttaggaaaaGCCTATCTCAGTGACATTATCTGTTCTCCAGAAAGTGTGAGTAAGTTCTGATAAAGTACCATTAATTTTAGGGAGGaggaactgcatttttttcacaaAACCGGACACAGAACGCATAGTGGCAGCGGTCATAATTGTGTGATTTAAGGTTGTTTTTGTCTGCCCTATATCTAATTTGGCTTTAAAGCCAAATTACAACTTATGACTCTTATACATTAATCTATGAAATGTCTGGTTGGcagatcaaaacaaaatttttaaggTCCATAAAACCAAGAGCTGTACTTCTTCCAAGTATGCGTAGATGATCTGGAGCAGAAGGAAACTGGGAAAGAATGTATATACATCAGTCATCAAGAAGGTTCCTGGGACAGTAGATTCTAAACTTTGCAGCTATTATCTGCCTAGTAGGTTTTGTTaggggtgtgcatgtgcacatacaGTTTTCACTGAAACCTGATTTAGGATGATACAAGTGCATAGAGTGGTGATAGCATGTCCTGTTGTTCCTTATTCCCGATAATAAGGGTTTTCTAACTTTAGACGTTTTAATGGTTTGGAGGCACTCTCAGTGTAAAGGATGAATCTAGGAAACTTTTCTACCTGGAATTACATGGTTTGAAGTTGGTGAATTACTGCTCTTTGTTAAGTTCCATGcattacagtaaaagaaaaacaacaaaaaaatgcaatttgtgCTGTTAATCTTAAATATATCTAGCTTCCTAGTCACTCTCAATCTGAGGTTGCTTTTGCTACAGTTGTCCAAAAGTTCTGATTTGATGCTGCAGACCTTTCTTCTTTAGAAACTAGTAAGAGCGATCATTTATGAAAGCAGCTTGAGGCATTCAGGAGATCCTTAACATCTGATAATCTGAAGAGGACAACAAGGTGATCCTAGTCCCAGATAGATGGCCCAGCATTTTCAGTGGAGCAGCAAAATACACGTTACAAGAACTGATAAAAGCCTGCATCATGTAGTCCCCAGTGGTCAGAAATATATACAAACTAATAGGGTCGCGTAAGTCTTGCACTAAGCAGTTAAGCCCATGAGAAAAATCTCTGCAGAAGTATCTTTAGGCAATGTTTAATATCTTCCATATTCTTAAATCATCCTTTGATGCAGaaagagggttttgttttgttttgttttcttccctgtagTGGTTGTGCAGGGGTAACAAAACTCGAGGAAGATGTACTTATTCAGTATATAGTCTGAGAGTAGGTGTGGTGAAGGCCCTATCTTACATGTTCGGATTTTCTTAGTAAATGAGAGAAGTCATCTGTAGCAAATCTCAGAAGAATATTGAGGAaaattttaaagtagaaaaataaagtatttcagacctgacacttttaaaaatatctgttttagACTTTTATATTTCTCCTGatcaatattatttatttatttatttatttatttgaggtttttttaactTGTAGCTGGGAGATTTCATGCATATATATAGAATGCTTGTATTTCTGAATTTGAGACTGGCTTTTTCACAAACAAAATCTTATCTCAAAACATTGCTTCAAAGTAAGCATTTCCATTTAACTGTTGTATAAACTATGTGTGAAGAACTGGTGTTTCAGAGATGTACAGCTGTTCTAGTTTTGACCTTGATTTATGGTCAACTGTTAAGGTGAGTTGTGAGAAAGTACTTGGGGGAGGGAGGCGTATGTAAAATTTGTCTCCTCTACATTTCAAGAGTGAAACAAGTCTTTGCTTTGACAACTTAATAtatgatttttctatttctttgacaggatgactgaaaatatttgtcagtAGGAGTTTGAGTAGTTCTGTAATTACATTCTAAATTCCTCTTCTTTCTGCACCCTGGCCACTAATCTTTTAGTGGGAACTAACCTAAACACTACTTCCTCTTTTATTCAGAACTCCTTCTGAAGGAGTTCAGAGATAgtttctgtaattttttattATATCTAGACTATGGCAGCAGCTTTCTGGCAGACAATTACATCCTATTCAAAAGTAAACATGAGGAAGCATCATTTCCAAATAAGATAAAAACATACTCAAAATGTATAATTTCTTACGTGTTTGATAGAATTGGTAACTTAATCAACCAATTTAGTCAAACATGTAAACTTGAACTGTATATAAAATGTCAACtataaaaaatagttttattatgaaggcacttttatttaaaagcaaagcagtatGAAAAGTAGATGTTGGGCCAGACCCTTATACTTTTGTTCATGCGTCATTCTGTACATGTAAAGGAATCCATTAAAAATCAGCTCAGTCAAGcctggggaaaataaaaatgagaaaacagtATTTATCACTCAGCCTTCTGTCATCCATGAGTAGATAATGAAATGTAGCAGGATTGCTGCTGTAATTGATTATTCGGGTACTACGGTTATTTTAGGATGTAGAACAACCAGTATAGCATGTATAGCTAGAAGACAACCCAAAAGGTGTGTCTCTAGAGAATAAGGTAATATTTTGGCAAAGTGACAAGCACACCCCTGCGTTCATAACTGCTTGTCAGCTTAGTGCAGTTTTTGGACACTGTTCATCATGAAAGTGTATGCAATCATGACTGCAGTATAACATCTATGCAAATCTAACATAGGATtctatttaaatgttttgttttttgtctactGAAATTGTCCATTTTCAGCAGATTTTTTCCATTCTTCAAAACTGCTTATTTGTTGTCTGCAGAACACAGTGCGCTATTATTGCAAAATTCTTGCTGCTgttggaattttaaaaatacaacctCAGTGAAAATGTTCATTAATACATACAAGCTGTTAGGTAAAgggaattctctttttttctttttcctatcacTTAAAAAACTTTGGACTTAGAACAGTTCTGTTATCTCTCTTCTTTAGTAGCATctaattcctcctcctcctcatcttcttcttcatcttcctcctcctcttcttcttcgtCTTTTCTTAGCTGACTGCTGGAAATCTgctaaaaccaaaatcaaaaaaaagtaaattgagTATGTTTGTTTTCCTGGAAGGAAAACTTCTGTGAACATTCAGAATCTATGCACTTGTAGGTTGttcctgtattttccttttttggggggtgggggggcagggttTATCAAATGCTCACCCCTTCAGCTTCTAGCACAGACGATAAATAcggtaaatgaattttaaaatgtaaaagagTGCCCTGTAGTTCTGACAGCTATTATATAAAGGAACAACTGTGTACTGATGGAGTTAATGTTAAAAATCAACATTGCATAAGCCACATGCTTTGTGGGCTGGCAGTTCAGATAACAGGCTGAAGATGAGTGTCAATGAATAATTCTGAAGACACCACActcttccagtttaaaaaaaaaaaatctaatctaatTCCTACTGAAGATGTATTCTAAATGTTCCAGCTTACATGAAGAACTTAAAACAGAAtatggggcttttttttcttgaaaaaggaaCATTAAACTCTACAAAAATAGAGATCTAAGTCATTTAGAATGCTTTTGAACAATGATTTTAGGTTCAGCAGTTATCTGAAGGCATCTGCAACCCCCATTTATCTCCTAAACATCAAACTAATTTCCCATTTGTTTCTTTAACTGtagcttaaaattattttagtgtATAACATAACATATTGCAGTGTAATGATCTCTATTCTTAATGAGCTACAGTGATCAAAACAAAGGTATTTTTGTGTtagtttttttttgggggggagggggagcataTTTCACAGGACCTTGTATTGTTCACAGAAAAAACCTTTGTGTGAACAGCTCCCATCTCATTCTGTTGCAAGCAATCAATCATGCACCATTTAATTAACACTTCTTAAAACTAGCTTCCATGGTGGTCATAATTTTGTGATTCTCTGCGCTTATATATAGCCAATTGGTCCATTTGTTCTTGGGTCAACACTGTTTAATTCAAGTAATTCTTCTTTATATTTACAGAGTATCCATTAAAGGGGAATATGACTGTTAATTAAGCATAGCTTCTCTAGTTTTCCACTGGaagtaaaattttcatttctaaatataaaaaagcaaaagagaaagatatGAACGCAATATCTATAGATACAAGCAGATACAAAACATAATACGTTTACCATTCTAAGGCTTGGATTTgggggttatttttatttttaaagccttttcagtTCAAGGCTGATTTTCTATCAATCCAAGTAAAATGACTGTCTGCCACTGACGGTGGTGGTTATAAGCTCTACTAATACAAAGAGCTGTTATAGGAAAGTAACAAGAAATAAGGTATTGTTTAATGAAATTCAATTTCCTTGCTGCATAATGAAGACTCTTTCAGGTTGTATTTATTCTACTGCGAAATTCCCCAGTAATCCGAAATTCCAAGAACTTTCTCTGTATGGCTTATCTTCACAAACACACTATCATATCTGTTATATCTTTATCATATCCTGTATTATCATTATCATATGGCCAGTGCAGCAAATATTCATTTATTCCATGTGTGAGTAGGGACAGTAGTGGATTCGATGCTACACGCATATTTAGGACATTTATTGTGTGTTATGTAGTACAACAATTCTACTAAAACGCTGTAACCCAGCCTTGCAGAACAGTATTTCCTCTGGCTGCCAGTAATGAAGCGAGTTCtttgtgccttaaaaaaaaaagctgtcttttaCTTTCCATCATTTAAAGAACTTAGTTCTTTTTACAAAGGTATGAATATGACATTTTGGAACAGTACTTAAAGAGGAAATGCTTCACAGATTAGTGTAGTCATTATGTATGCATTACACACCATGTTTGCAAATGTTCTGATTTACAGTGTGTTCAGGAAATTGCTAAATATTCAGTTATGATTCCTGAGTTTTCTCACAGATGCTTATATCTGTAGACTTCAGTACTGAagaaaaaactttccttttttacaATCCCCTATTTTAAAATCCTTAGAAGCTGGCTATTAAACT
This genomic interval from Struthio camelus isolate bStrCam1 chromosome 2, bStrCam1.hap1, whole genome shotgun sequence contains the following:
- the RBM12B gene encoding RNA-binding protein 12B encodes the protein MAVVIRLQGLPVIAGPADIRRFFLGLNIPDGGVHIIGGEIGEAFIIFATDEDARRAMSCSGGFIKDSRIELFLSSKTEMQNTIEMSRKRFDRGGRETISGSRRTCTNNSGSSGVGDISHIVAAITKGMGKSSYGPPNHPEVGFHTNGTRHGDAGIPKSSYNQSRKDSHPFNPDDLYLFLRGIPYSATEDGVRAFLSGLRVDGVILIKHRNGLNNGDCLVKFATPGDALEGLKRHRQYMGQRFIEIRPSTEERWIEYGGRVDMTSEMDRFLCKEHSPTRSAGYMHSRKHSHSRSPRRQRTRSRSPPTQEYYIHLRNLSTSLEKRDLRAFFPDLDICSKQIKFLMDKHQRRTRDAFVMLRSERDYQAALEYHRKVLLNRPVYIFPISRRSMLKIIDSCERKRSQERDHPGQAIQEKSYQEGHSGPKICVYVRNFPFDVTKIEVQKFFARFDIDEDDIYLLYDDKGVGLGEALVKFKSEEQAVKAESLNRRRFLGTEVLLRLISEEQMQEFGVTVPLSGPSEMQGHSQAYDRGELSRPVGSPSGPPQGPPMRSFGPPGNFRHPSEFRRPPEDFMCPPEDFRGPPPLMDFGGDGEPFGRMEFGSSKMGSFPEGRFMPDPNFGGGSERVVPIRLKNLPFKATPNEILDFFYGYRVIPESVSIQYNEQGLPSGDAIVAMTNYEEAMAAINELNDRPIGPRKVKLSLL